The following nucleotide sequence is from Rubrobacter radiotolerans DSM 5868.
CTCGAACCGCTCTGCGAGAAGCACGACGTCGAGCTTGTCCGGCGCTCGCTCGAAGGCAAGAACTTCAAGGTCATCGCCGAGGACGTGAACGCGGGCGACTACGACCTCGTTGTCATGGGCGCGATGGGGATGGCCGCCGTGCGCGACACGGTTCTCGGGACCGTTACCGAGCGCGTCGTGAGACGTCTCGAAAGGGCCGACACGCTGATCGTCAAGGACCTTGACCGCTCTCCGTTCGAGCACATCGTCGTGACGGTGGACGGCTCGGCGAAGTCGCTCGGCGGGCTCAAGCGGGCGATAGACCTTGCGCGGGAGTTCGGCGGGACGGTCGAGGCGATAAGCGTCTTCGACCCGTACTTCCACTACGCGATGTTCCACTCGATCGCGGGCGTGCTCTCGACAAAGGCGCAGAAGGTCTTCCGTTTCAAGGAGCAGGAGAAGCTCCACGAGGAGATCATCGACTCGGGTCTTGCGAAGATCTACACCGCTCACCTCGAAGTTGCGAAGAAGATCGCCGCCGACGAGGGTGTGGACCTCAAGACGACGCTGCTCGCCGGAAAGCCCTTCGAGCAGACGATGAAGTACGTGAACGAGGTGAACCCCTCGCTCGTGGTGATGGGCCGCATCGGCTACCACTCCGACGACGAGATGGACATCGGCGGCAACACCGAGAACATGATGCGCTACCTCCCGACGAACATCCTTGTCGGGAACTACGAGTTTGCGGCCCCGGACCTCTACACGGCCGAGGAGCACATGACGTGGACCGACGAGGCGCTTGAGCGGATGGACCGCGTGCCGGGCTTCGTTGTCGGGATGGCGAGCGGTGCGGTTATCCGGTACGCCATCGAGAAGGGCTACACCGTTATAACCTCGACGGTTATAGACGAGGTTATAGAGACGATCCTCCCTCCGGGCGCGATGGAGTCCATGCACGCCATAGGAGATCAGATCCGCGCCGAGGAAGCCGCCGGAAACGAGGCCGCCGTGGACTCGCTCTTCCAGGATTTCAACGAGCGGACCGCAAACGGCAACGGCGCGGGCGGGAACGGCGCAGCCGGCGACCGGGCGGCGAAGGAGGAGATCTTCTCCGCCGGGCGCGGCGGGTTCGGGGCCTCCGAGGATCAGGGCGACATCGTCGGGGTCTCGGCGGAGGTGCAGGCGGAGATCGACCGCGCCGCGCAGGGACTCGACCGCTACGAGTGCGACAGGTGCCGCTACATCGCGAAGGGTAAGCCCGCCAGGTGCCCCGTCTGCGGCTCGGGGCCGACGCACTTCAAGGCCGTGGACTCCGAGATCGCCACGACGGCCGAGGGCGAGAACCTGAACGTCTCCTCCGTCTACGACGGGCGCGAGCTTCACTGGACGGACGAGGCGAACGAGTTCCTGGACGCGCTCGACGAGTGGCAGGTAAAGCGCCGGGTCAAGGCGCGGGTCGAGAAGTCGGCCTTGAAGAAGGGCTACTCCACGATCACCCGCGAGTACGTCGAGCAGCAGTACACCGAGGAGACGGGCCGCCCGGCGAGCGAGGTGCAGGTTCCCTCCGAGACTGCTCCGCAGCCGAAGTCCGGAGGATGTCCGGTCTCTCACGCAAAGCAGAAGGTCCAGGAGAAGAGCGGCGCGAGCTGCCCGATCGACCACTCCGCCTTCCAGAAGGCCGGTCAGGAGGTCGAGGCGAAGCGCCCGGAGCACGGCTCGAAGGAGTTTGCCTGGACGGATGACGCCATCGCGCGGCTGGAGCGGGCCCCCAAGGGCTTCATGCGCAACATCAGCCGCAACATGACGGAGAAGCTCGCCCGCGAGCGGGGAGTCTCGACAATAGACCTCGACCTCGTCGAGGACTCGCTCACCGGCGCGCGCACGACGATGGAGGACGTCATAACCGGGAAGGTCTCCATCGCGGAGCTTGCAAAGGACACCGGGGAGACGATCGCCCCGGAGAACGGCGAGGCTCCGCACCCGCCGCTCGACGTTGCGATGGTGTGCACGGTCTGCGGCGACGAGTCGGTCGGTTACCAGCCGCCCGAGGAGTGCCCGGTCTGCGGCGCGCCCGCCGAGGACTTCGAGATGAAGGCGTAGCGGCAGCACGACCCGAACAGCAAGACAACCCGCCCCGGTCCCGACAGCGCGGGGCCGGGGCTCTTACATGAGAGGAAGCCCCCGGGATGGCGAAAAAGCACAGCGTTACCTTCAAGCGGAGCGGCGTAACGGTCGAGGTCGGGGAGGACGAGTACATCCTTGAAGAGGCCGAGGCCGCCGGGCTCGACCTCCCCTACGACTGCCGGAGCGGGACGTGCATCACGTGCAAGCAGCTCTGCCTCGAAGGGGAGATCGACCAGGACCTCGCCTTCGCCCTCGACGACGAGGACGAGGCCGCCGGGTATCGTCTGATCTGCATCGGCAGCCCCCTCTCAGACGTCGTCCTCGACGCCTAGCGACGGTCGTCTCCCCAATCGCGCAGGTGCGATCGAGAGCCGCAGAGACTTTGCCTCTCCCGGCTTGCTAACCTCTCTCCCGTGACTCTCTACGTTCTAGACCTCGTCGGCGTCGCGGTCTTCGCGGTAAGCGGCGCTCTGGCCGCCGGGCGGCAGCGGATGGACCTCTTCGGGGTGATGGTGGTCGCGACTGCGACGGCGATCGGGGGCGGGACGATCCGGGACGTCGTTCTCGGTCGCCAGCCGCTCTTCTGGGTAGCGGACGCGAACTACCTCTACGTTATCCTCTCCGCCGCGCTCCTTACGATGCTCTACGCGCGCCTCGTCCGGCCGCCCGGAGTCTCGCTCTTTGTCGCCGACGCCTTCGGGCTCGGGCTCTTTACCTACATCGGGGCCGAAGCGGCTTCGGAGGCGGGGGCCGCGCCGCCTGTCGTGGTGCTGATGGGGGTCGTCACGGGTGTAGCCGGAGGCATCCTGCGCGACGTCCTGTGCAACGTCGTACCGCTCGTCCTTCGCCGCGAGGTCTACGCAACGGCGGCCATCGCCGGAGGCGTAGCATACGTCGTTCTCGACCGGCTCGGCGCGGGCGACCTCGCTCTCGTCCTCATCACTGCCGGCCTGACGACCGGCCTGCGGCTCGCTGCGATCCGCCTCGACCTGAACATCCCGCCCGTTACGCCGAAGGAGGACGGAAGCACCACCCGGAACCCCGGGGACTAAGCTCGATGTTCTGCAACATTCTAGCGGTCCCCCGGACGCATAAACACCACTTGTAGTGTTTTTAGCAACTGGCCCGTGACCCGGCCTTGCGGGGTTGATAGGGTGCTTCCGGTGTAAGGTTGGTTTCCTGTCCGGGAGGGCTGGCTTTGAAGAGGACGCTCTTCGCGCTTCTGGCGTGTGCTCTTGCTGCGCTCCTTGCATCCTGCGCCTCCGAGCCGATGGAGCGTCTTGCCGCCGGGGCCTTCGAGAGCTCCGTTGCGTCCTCCACGACGGAGCCGGAAGGAGCATATCTAGTTCCGGTCGCGCATCTCGCCTCGCCGCTGGAAGACGTGAGCGTGCGGGAGCTGTCCGGGAGCTACAGTCCGCTCGTGCCGGCCGGTCTTTCGGGAGGGGTTTCGGAGCTTCTCGGGGTCGAGAGAGTGCGCTCATCGGGGTCGGCCGAGGAGGTCGTGCGTCGCGTCAGCCGGGACCCGGAGGCCGTGGGGCTCGTCCCCTGGCAGGCCGTGGACGGGCGGGTAAAGGCGCTCTCGGTCGAAGGGGTCGCGCCCCTGAGCCCCGACGCCGGGAGCCTGGAGGGGTATCCGCTCGTTCTCGGGGAGGCGGATGCTCCGGAGAGGGAGAGGCTGCGGCGGGTCGTGATCGGGGGCGACGTCGTCCTTGACCGGGGTCTCCCCTACGCCGTCTACAACCTTGGAGGCGGCAGGAGCTTCCCGCTCGACGGCGGGTACGCGGCGGTCACCGAGCGGTGGTCCGTCCCGAGCGAGTTCTCCGAGTACGGCTACATTCACGAGTTCAGCGCCGAGAGGGTCGGCGGGGCGGGGGCGGTCCGGGAGTACCTGCACGGGGCCGACCTCACGCTTGCGAACCTGGAGAGCCCCGTTCTTCGGGACGCCGTCTGGCACGCCGAGGGGACGGTCTTTCACGGCGACCTCGACCTGCTGCCGGTCCTTACGGACGGCGGGATAGACGGCGTAGCGCTTGCAAACAACCACATCCTGGACGCAGGCGCGCCCGGACTTGCGGAGACGCTCGGGCATCTGGAGCGGGCCGGGATAGAGCACACCGGAGCCGGAGAGGACCTCGCCGCGGCGCGCAAGCCGATGGTCTTCGACCTCGGGGGCGTGAAGGTCGGGGTGCTCAACTACCAGAACGTCCCGGACTACGAGTGGGCCTGGGCGACGGGGACGACCCCCGGGACCGCGCCGCTCCGGGCGGACCTCGTGCGCCGGGACGTAAAACAGCTGAAGGAGCAGGTCGACGTCGTTATCGTGATGCCTCACTGGGGGAACGAGTACCTTGCGACTCCCGAGCTAGATCAGGTCGGGCTCGCCCGGGAGATCGTCGCCGCCGGGGCCGACCTCGTCGTCGGGGGGCACGCTCACTGGGCGAAAGGGATGGAGGTCCGTCAGGGCGCGCCCGTCTTCTACGGGCTCGGGAACTTCCTCTTCGATCAGACCTGGTCCGAGGAGACCTCGACCGGCATCTTCGCAGAGGTCACGCTCTACGACGGGCGCGTCGTTCAGGCCCGCCCCGTTCCCTACCTCGTCCTCGACTACGCGCAGCCGAACTTCCTTCTCGGGACCGACCGGGACCGCGCCCTCGCCGGAGTCTTCTCCGCCTCGGTCGGCCCCGAGTTCGAGGCATACACCGCATCCGGAGAGTAACGCTACATCTTTTGTACCAGCTTTCCGGCGCTCTGCCTTCGAGCGCCGTTTGCCCGCAGCCTTTGCCGGGGAGGGTTTTTTAGAGGACCGATCAGCGGAAGATCAGGAGGCCAACCCGTGACGGCTATACCCCGGGACAGGGAACTCGACGGCTCGCTCTCGCTTCTCAGGAACGGCGGCTATACGTTTATCTCCAGGCGGTGTGCAAGGAACGGCTCGGACGTCTTCGAGACCCGCCTTCTGGGCCAGCGGGTGGTCTGTATGACCGGGTCCGAGGCGGCGGAGGTCTTCTACAAGCCCGACAGGATGACCCGTCAGGGAGCCCTTCCCCCGACCGCGCTCATGCTGCTTCAGGACAAGGGGAGCGTCCACCTGCTCGACGGTAAGCCGCACCGAAGGCGCAAGGAGATGTTTCTCTCGCTTATGACCCCGGAGGGGATGAAGAGGCTCGGGGAACGGTTCGAGGAGCTGTGGCGAGCCAGGATAGGCCGCTGGGAGCGCGAGCGCCGGGTAACGCTCTTCTACGAGGCTCGGGAGCTTCTGTGCCGCGCCGTGTGCTCGTGGGCCGGCGTACCGCTCGCAGGCCCCGAGGCCCGCAAAAGGACCCGCGAGTTCGGGGCGATGATCGAGGGCGCGGGCTCCGTCGGGCCGAGGAACTGGGCCGGGATGCTCCTTCGGGCCCGAACCGAGCGCTGGGCTCGCGAGCTGATCGAGGAGGTCCGCTCCGGAGAGCTTATGGTCCCGGAGGGGAGCGCGGCGGAGGTAATTGCGACCCACCGCGACACCGAAGAGGAGCCTCTCACGACCGAGGCCGCAGCGGTCGAGCTCTTGAACGTCCTGAGGCCGACGGTCGCCGTCGACCGGTACATCGTCTTCTGCGCGCTCGCGCTCTACCGCTACCCCGAGAGCCGAAGAAAGCTCCGCGAGAGCGAGGACTACTCCGAGCTCTTCGTGCAGGAGGTCCGGAGGTTCTACCCGTTCTTTCCCATGATCGGCGGCCGCGTCCGCGCGGGCGAGGGCTTCACCTGGCGCGGACACCGCTTCGAGGCGGGCGACTGGGTGCTCCTCGACATGTACGGAACGAACCTCGACGGCCGCTTCTGGGGCGAGGACGCCCGGACGTTCCGCCCCGAACGCTTCCGCGAGTGGGACGGCAGCCCGAACAGCTTTATCCCGCAGGGCGGCGGCGACCACCGGAGCGGACACCGGTGTCCGGGGGAGTGGATCACGATAGACCTCATGAAGCGCGCCACGCTCCTTCTCAACGACGCAATGGAGTACAACGTCCCGCCCCAGGACCTCTCGATAGACCTCTCCCGGATGCCCGCCATCCCGAAGAGCAGGTTCGAGATCTCGAACGTCCGGAGGGCCGGGTAGCCCGGCGCACCTCCGTTTAACCCCCCGGAGCCGGGGGGAACGTAGCAAACAGAGCCCCCGGCGAGCGCCACCGGCACGCCGGGAAGAGCACCTGCGCAAACTCTGAACAGCCGCATACAAGAGACTGAGAGATCGGGAGGACGACCGGATGCCACGCTTCGGGTTTCACGCTTCGCACGAGCAACTCCCGCCCGGAGAGCTACTCCGGGCGGTCCGGGAGGCCGAGGAGGCCGGCTTCGAGCTCGGGATGTGCTCGGACCACTTCGCCCCCTGGAGCCACAACCAGGGACACTCCGGCTTTGCCTGGGCCTGGCTCGGAGCGGCGCTCCAGGCGACCTCGATGCCCTTCGGCGTCGTAACGGCCCCGGGGCAACGCTACCACCCGGCCGTGATCGCCCAGGCCGCCGCCACCCTGTGCGAGATGTACCCGGAGCGCTTCTGGATGGCCCTGGGCAGCGGCCAGGCCCTCAACGAGCACATAACCGGCGAGGCGTGGCCGAAGAAGTCCGAGCGAAACGCAAGGCTCCTTGAGTGCGTCGAGGTGATGCGCGCCCTCTTCGCCGGGGAGACCGTAAGCCACGAGGGGCGGGTGCGGGTCGACCGGGCAAGGCTCTACTCGCTCCCCGAGACACCGCCCGAGCTTGTCGGCGCCGCCGTAACGCCCGACACCGCCCGGTGGGTCGGGGGGTGGGCTGATGCCCTTATCACGATAAACCAGCCTCTGGACACGCTGCGTGAGGTCGTCCACGCCTTCCGCGAGGGCGGCGGCGAGGGGAAGCCCATAAGGCTTCAGGTCCACCTCTCGCACGCCCCGGAGCGGGAGGAGGCGCTTCGCCTCGCCCATGACCAGTGGCGCTACGGCATCCTCGGGAGCGACGTCGGCTGGGCGCTTGAGATGCCGGAGGACTTCGAGCAGGTCGCCGCCTACATCCGTCCCGAGGACGTCGAGCCGCACGTGCTCGTCTCCGAGAGCCTTCAGCAGCACGCGGAGTGGATCTCACAGTTCGTAGACCTCGGCTTCGAGGAGGTCTTCCTCCACCACGTCGGCAGAGGGCTGGAGAAGCAACGCGCCTTTGTCGAGGCGTTCGGGCAGGAGGTCCTGCCGCAGCTCCGGGAGCTTGAAGGGAGCAGCAGGTGAGCGACGCCGTCGGGAACTACCCTCCTATCTCCTCCTACGCCTTTCTCTCGGACACGCACACGGCGGCGCTCCTCGGACCGGACGGAGCGGTCGAGTGGTTTTGCGTGCCGCGCTTTGACGGGGAGAGCGTCTTTGCCCGCATCCTCGACCGCTCGATCGGGGGAGCCTTCGAGCTCTCGGTAGAGGGGGCCGGAAAGCCCGCCAGACGCTACCTCGGGGACACGCTCGTCCTTGAGAGCCGCTTCGAGGCCCCGGGTGGGGTCGCAACGGTCTTTGACTTTCTCGCCGCCGGTCCTGCGCCGCAGAACGACGGGGGCGGCTTCGAGGCCCGGCACGTACTCGTGCGGCTCGTGCGCTGCGAGTCCGGCTCGGTAACCGTGCGCGTGCGCGCCGGTGCCCGTCCGTCCTACGCCGAGCGAACGGCCGAGTGGAGTCCGGGGCCCGACGGAGTCTGGACCTCCGCCGACCCGCAGATGTGGCTCTCCGGGACGGAGGCGCTTGAGGAGGAGAAGGACGCGCTCGTTGCGACGGCGGAGCTCGGAGCGGGCGAGGAGGCGGTCTTCGCGCTCGGCTACGCCGGGGAGAACCCGCGCCGGGTCGAGGTCGAGGAGGCCGAGCGGCTGCTCGAAGAGACGCGCCGCACGTGGCAGAGCTGGTCGGACCTCTGTCCGTACAGCGGTCCCGCCCGGGAGCACGTCCTGAGGAGCGCGCTCGTTCTGCGAGGGCTCGCGTTCGACGAGACCGGGGCGCTTCTCGCCGCGCCGACGACCTCGCTTCCGGAGTGGATCGGGGGCGAGAGAAACTGGGACTACCGCTACACCTGGCACCGGGACGCCTCGCTCGTGCTGCTCGCGCTCTTCCGGCTCGGGCACGAGGAGGAGGGACGGCGCTACGGGGAGTTCCTCTTCTCGCTCGACGCCGTGCAGAACGACCGGCTCGTCCCGATGGCCGGTATTGGAGGCGAGATGGAGGGCGAGGAGCGCGTCCTCGATCACCTCGAAGGCTACGCGGGATCCAAGCCCGTGCGCGTGGGGAACGAAGCCTTCGAGCAGGTCCAGCTTGAGACCTACGGCCACGTCCTCGACGCCGCCTACGTCTACCAGCAGATGAACGGCGAGATCAGCCCCGAGGGCTGGCGGGTGCTCCGGAGGCTCGTGGACCTGATCCGCGCCAACTGGCGCGAGCCGGACCACGGTGTCTGGGAGATGCGCGTCGAGAAAAAGC
It contains:
- a CDS encoding TIGR03885 family FMN-dependent LLM class oxidoreductase; this translates as MPRFGFHASHEQLPPGELLRAVREAEEAGFELGMCSDHFAPWSHNQGHSGFAWAWLGAALQATSMPFGVVTAPGQRYHPAVIAQAAATLCEMYPERFWMALGSGQALNEHITGEAWPKKSERNARLLECVEVMRALFAGETVSHEGRVRVDRARLYSLPETPPELVGAAVTPDTARWVGGWADALITINQPLDTLREVVHAFREGGGEGKPIRLQVHLSHAPEREEALRLAHDQWRYGILGSDVGWALEMPEDFEQVAAYIRPEDVEPHVLVSESLQQHAEWISQFVDLGFEEVFLHHVGRGLEKQRAFVEAFGQEVLPQLRELEGSSR
- a CDS encoding 2Fe-2S iron-sulfur cluster-binding protein, which encodes MAKKHSVTFKRSGVTVEVGEDEYILEEAEAAGLDLPYDCRSGTCITCKQLCLEGEIDQDLAFALDDEDEAAGYRLICIGSPLSDVVLDA
- a CDS encoding trimeric intracellular cation channel family protein — protein: MTLYVLDLVGVAVFAVSGALAAGRQRMDLFGVMVVATATAIGGGTIRDVVLGRQPLFWVADANYLYVILSAALLTMLYARLVRPPGVSLFVADAFGLGLFTYIGAEAASEAGAAPPVVVLMGVVTGVAGGILRDVLCNVVPLVLRREVYATAAIAGGVAYVVLDRLGAGDLALVLITAGLTTGLRLAAIRLDLNIPPVTPKEDGSTTRNPGD
- a CDS encoding CapA family protein encodes the protein MKRTLFALLACALAALLASCASEPMERLAAGAFESSVASSTTEPEGAYLVPVAHLASPLEDVSVRELSGSYSPLVPAGLSGGVSELLGVERVRSSGSAEEVVRRVSRDPEAVGLVPWQAVDGRVKALSVEGVAPLSPDAGSLEGYPLVLGEADAPERERLRRVVIGGDVVLDRGLPYAVYNLGGGRSFPLDGGYAAVTERWSVPSEFSEYGYIHEFSAERVGGAGAVREYLHGADLTLANLESPVLRDAVWHAEGTVFHGDLDLLPVLTDGGIDGVALANNHILDAGAPGLAETLGHLERAGIEHTGAGEDLAAARKPMVFDLGGVKVGVLNYQNVPDYEWAWATGTTPGTAPLRADLVRRDVKQLKEQVDVVIVMPHWGNEYLATPELDQVGLAREIVAAGADLVVGGHAHWAKGMEVRQGAPVFYGLGNFLFDQTWSEETSTGIFAEVTLYDGRVVQARPVPYLVLDYAQPNFLLGTDRDRALAGVFSASVGPEFEAYTASGE
- a CDS encoding glycoside hydrolase family 15 protein, which translates into the protein MSDAVGNYPPISSYAFLSDTHTAALLGPDGAVEWFCVPRFDGESVFARILDRSIGGAFELSVEGAGKPARRYLGDTLVLESRFEAPGGVATVFDFLAAGPAPQNDGGGFEARHVLVRLVRCESGSVTVRVRAGARPSYAERTAEWSPGPDGVWTSADPQMWLSGTEALEEEKDALVATAELGAGEEAVFALGYAGENPRRVEVEEAERLLEETRRTWQSWSDLCPYSGPAREHVLRSALVLRGLAFDETGALLAAPTTSLPEWIGGERNWDYRYTWHRDASLVLLALFRLGHEEEGRRYGEFLFSLDAVQNDRLVPMAGIGGEMEGEERVLDHLEGYAGSKPVRVGNEAFEQVQLETYGHVLDAAYVYQQMNGEISPEGWRVLRRLVDLIRANWREPDHGVWEMRVEKKHHTYSKIMAWVCLDRGIRLAELRGDDEVPVKSWREAREEVRKSVLENGYDSERGAFVMAYGEKALDAAVLHAPSFGFLPGDDERIVSTVERIAEELGDGEALIHRYNTSEVDDGLEGPEGAFLLSSFDLVSALVLAGRVEEAGRRFEKLLTFAGPLGLFSEEARPDGTALGNYPQAFTHLGLIQAAVNLDMAGDREALHAWAENRESSG
- a CDS encoding cytochrome P450, which codes for MTAIPRDRELDGSLSLLRNGGYTFISRRCARNGSDVFETRLLGQRVVCMTGSEAAEVFYKPDRMTRQGALPPTALMLLQDKGSVHLLDGKPHRRRKEMFLSLMTPEGMKRLGERFEELWRARIGRWERERRVTLFYEARELLCRAVCSWAGVPLAGPEARKRTREFGAMIEGAGSVGPRNWAGMLLRARTERWARELIEEVRSGELMVPEGSAAEVIATHRDTEEEPLTTEAAAVELLNVLRPTVAVDRYIVFCALALYRYPESRRKLRESEDYSELFVQEVRRFYPFFPMIGGRVRAGEGFTWRGHRFEAGDWVLLDMYGTNLDGRFWGEDARTFRPERFREWDGSPNSFIPQGGGDHRSGHRCPGEWITIDLMKRATLLLNDAMEYNVPPQDLSIDLSRMPAIPKSRFEISNVRRAG
- a CDS encoding universal stress protein; the protein is MYRNIYVPVDNSDYSNQACVIGVDVARKFGGKVAGCHAYAAKMHDVRFRQMESGLPEEFRDEDEMKRQRKIHDQLITKGLEIITDSYIDVLEPLCEKHDVELVRRSLEGKNFKVIAEDVNAGDYDLVVMGAMGMAAVRDTVLGTVTERVVRRLERADTLIVKDLDRSPFEHIVVTVDGSAKSLGGLKRAIDLAREFGGTVEAISVFDPYFHYAMFHSIAGVLSTKAQKVFRFKEQEKLHEEIIDSGLAKIYTAHLEVAKKIAADEGVDLKTTLLAGKPFEQTMKYVNEVNPSLVVMGRIGYHSDDEMDIGGNTENMMRYLPTNILVGNYEFAAPDLYTAEEHMTWTDEALERMDRVPGFVVGMASGAVIRYAIEKGYTVITSTVIDEVIETILPPGAMESMHAIGDQIRAEEAAGNEAAVDSLFQDFNERTANGNGAGGNGAAGDRAAKEEIFSAGRGGFGASEDQGDIVGVSAEVQAEIDRAAQGLDRYECDRCRYIAKGKPARCPVCGSGPTHFKAVDSEIATTAEGENLNVSSVYDGRELHWTDEANEFLDALDEWQVKRRVKARVEKSALKKGYSTITREYVEQQYTEETGRPASEVQVPSETAPQPKSGGCPVSHAKQKVQEKSGASCPIDHSAFQKAGQEVEAKRPEHGSKEFAWTDDAIARLERAPKGFMRNISRNMTEKLARERGVSTIDLDLVEDSLTGARTTMEDVITGKVSIAELAKDTGETIAPENGEAPHPPLDVAMVCTVCGDESVGYQPPEECPVCGAPAEDFEMKA